The sequence CAACCAAACACGCGTAGATGCTCAAGGGATGGTGGACGTTTGTATAATAGTTCAAAGGGTGATTTGTGGGAAAGTAACGGAGAAGGTAAACGATTGATGAGGTAGACGGCAGTGAGTACGCAATCACCCCAAAATATGAGGGGGATGTTGGATTGAATGCGTAAAGCACGGGCCACTGTAAGAATATGGCGATGTTTGCGTTCaacaaccccattttgttggggtgtgtAAACGCAAGTGCGTTGAAGTTCGATCCCATTAGATTGAAAATAATCCTTCATAGATAAGAATTCAGACCCATTGTCTACTCTGATGGTTTTAACTGTGGCATGGAATTGAGTGTGAGCAAAGGTGAGAAAGGACTTTAAAAGATGTTGGGTCTCAGATTTGTGAGACATGAAAAACACCCAAGTGCATCGACTAAAATCGTCCACAATTGTAAGAAAGAAACGAGCCCCAGAGTGAGTGGGAATTTTGTAAGGACCCCATATGTCACAATGTAATAAAACAAATGGTGCATGAGTCGATATTGAACTTAAAGAAAACGGAAGTCGTGTTTGTTTGGCCAAAGGACAGACACTACAAGTATTGTCAATGGAAATAGCATGAGAAAGTAATAAAGACGAAGCTAATTTGAGACGAGAAGGGGATGGATGCCCAAGTCGTTGGTGCCATAAATAGGAAGGATGGGAAACTTGATGAGAGGCAGGTGTTCGGTGTATAGGTGACATGTAGTAAAGACCATCACGCATCTTACCCGAACCAATCATCTTCCCTGAAGCCAAGTCCTGCAAAACACAAAAGGTGGGAAACAAAATGGCACAACAATTGAGAGAGTTAGTGACTTTGCTAGCGGACATGAGATTGAGATTAAAAGACGGAACACACAAGACATCGGCTAAAGTGATATCAGAATTAAATGGTACTGTGCCAGTACAAGTGATTGGGATTGAAGAACCAGTGGGCAAATTAACAACGGGTATAGATGGAGGTTTGGTGGTAGTAAATAAGGTGGAATCAGAAACGATATGGTCTGTAGCTCCACTATCCAAGATCCATGGCTTAGTAAACACAGAATTAATGGAAGTAACAGAAAGAGAATTCGGACCTGCGGCATTTGCATAAGCGTTCCCATTACCAGAAGAAAGCAAGGAGAGAGCATGAGTCAACTGTTGAATTTGATCCGCAGAGAGTGCACTCAACGGATTGGTACTGGTGGATGCAGAAGGATATGTTGGTTGCGGCATGGATGGCCCTTGAAGACTTGACGTGGTTTCCGTTGCATGGGCGGCATGCAAAGGACGTGAAGAAGAATTGCCTCTTTGCTTGCGACCTTTTGTATTGCCATTTCCTCCAGTGGGATGAGGCACCCACGTGCCATTCTTGATTTTGCACCTGTCCTCTGTATGTCCTCTTTTGTCACAAAAATTGCAATGGTATTTTAGAGTGCGGCAATTATCGATGGTGTGTCCCTCTCGGTTGCAATGATCACAGCGTTGATCAGAACGGGTTTGTGCTGCGGCAGCAAGGGAAAAATTATCTGATGGCAATGGTTGGCGTTGTTCCGACGTCAACTGGCGTTGTTGCTCGTGATTGCTGACAAAGGAATAAGCTTGATGAATATTGGGCAATGGCGTCATCATGAGAATGCTGGTGCGAACGGTGTCATGAACATCGTTAAGGCCCATAAGAAATTGCATAAGTCGGTATTTTTCTCGTTGCTCATGATGCTTATCCATCAGGTTGCAGATGATGGGGTCTTCATATGCATCGAGTTGAGTCCAGAGATGCTTAAGTTCTGTAAAGTACGTTGAGACGGTGAGGGAGCCTTGTGATAGAGAAGCAATCTGTTTCTGGATTTGGTAAATGGTTGGTGTGTTTTGCTGGGAAAATTGATGCTTGAAATCCTCCCAAATCGTGTATGCAGATTCGGCATGGACAACTCCGGTCGAGAGATGAGACTCTACCGAATTCGAAATCCATGATAGGATCATGCTGTTGCAGCGTGCCCATAGGGCATAATCACCTGGTTTGTCATCTTCGGGAGGGGGTGTAATGGATCCATCAATGAatccaattttatttttggctCGTAAGGCATGAAGCATAGACTTGCTCCAGGAGGAATAATTGGTGCCATTCAATTTTTCAGAAACAAGTACATGGCCAGGGTGATCTGAAGGATGAACATAGTATGGATGTGATAAATCCATACTAGGGTTGTTGGCGTTGGGTGTTGGATTGTCTGTCATGGTGTTTGTAATTTTGTTAGGGTTTGATGAAGTGGATCGCAGAGCCTGTGATGATACCAAAATAAGAAAGAGCTAGGTAGTTCCTGGGATTGATAGGAATGATATGgctgaatattttgtatatttaGAACAGAGGGTAAGGAGCCCATATAtacaaatacaaaatgaaaaagaCAAAAACTGATTCTAATCCTATAAAGTGTGATCCATAATTCATGGAATAGCCTTTCCTAGATTAGACAAATACAATATTATACATTAATTATagagtaaactgtcggtttaccccctgaactttcacctcactttcgatttcccccctgaacttttccattggaaaattaaggactcaaactaatttttttagccaatttgccccctaccgttagtttttcatatattccatccatatttccgttaagtgagaccatgtgcacaacatgtgagggtagttaagtcatttcactcttaaaaatgattaaaaaactaaaaataataaaaaaagcaaaactttccctctattttttcctgctaattcctatcctcgattttatttttgcctctcattcctatgcatgagaaatgacatatggtgttattgtctaccatttttattttgtctaacaaattaataatttgacaaatgctaatggtgctattgtctccaaagcagtgcattaatataagaaaccctagtcttttttatggacatgtttcttatattaatgcactgctttggagacaataacaccataagcatttgtcaaattattaatttgttagagaaaataaaaatggtagtacatgcttcaaaaaaaagattaacttagctacttatgaagacaataacaccatatgttatttctcatgcataggaatgagagggaaaattaaaattgaggataggaattagcgggaaaaaatagagggaaaattattattattatttattttcagtttttaatcatttttaaattgaaatgacttaactatcctcacatgttatgcacatggtctcacttaacggaaatatggatggaatatatgaaaaactaacggtaggggcaaattggctaaaaaaattagtttgagtccttaattttccaatagaaaagttcaggggggaaatcgaaagtgaggtgaaagttcaggggtaaaccgacagtttacccttaattataatatattcttaaTAACCTTCAATCCACGGAAACCCTAGAATATTTGATTTCAATCGCGATTCTTGCGTCTTCGTCTTCTGGGTCGATCACTGACACCGCCGACTTCACTCCTCCGTCGTCAACCAGTTCAGCCTCTCTGTTGCTTCTCTAATTTCTCTGATTATTTTCTTTGTCATTCGGTCGGTGCCTCTTTCGATCTTTTTTCCAAACCCAGAATCACAAAACAATCGAAAAGCtttaagtttttgaatttacGAAAAGGGGGAAACAATCAATGGGTTCGGTGAAGAGGAATCGACCGGATGAACCAGAGAAGAGTTTTTTCCGTTCGGAATTCGAGTGGGTTCGAGGGCCGAAGCTCGGGAGTGGCGGATTTGGGTCGGTTTATTTGGCGACCGTGAAAAAACCGAAGTTGGGTTGCGAGGGTTTCCCGACGGTGATGGCGGTGAAAACCTTCTCTGAATGGAGTGAGCAGGCGACGGAAAGTTCGTATCTTTACCTATTTCGGGACTGCCTTTATGTTATCGGAAGCTATGGGAAAAATCTGACCATTGGGGACGATGGTTACGTGAAGTATAATGTATTTTTGGAGTATGCTGATGGAGGAACAATTGGGGATTTGATCAAGAAATCCGGCGGTTCAGGGTTGTGTGAATCGGATGTGAGGAATTATACCAAAGCGATTTTGAGTGGGCTTGAGTACATTCATGAAAGTGGTTATGTGCATTGTGATTTGAAGCCCGAAAACATATTGCTTGTCACCTCCAGTTCTGGTTTTGTGCCAAAAATTGGGGACTTTGGGCTGGCAAAAGACAGCTATGCAGAAGCTTACATGTCAAGGAACATCGATGTATTTGTCTCCGGAAGCTGTTTGTTGCAGAGTCCAGGAGCAGCCTTCCGATATTTGGGCATTAGGTTGCGTTGTGCTCAGGATGTTAATGGGGAGGCAGCCATGGGAAGGGAAACATGGCTCTAAATTGGATGAACCAGAGCCCCTTGTTGCTTCAAAAGTTCCCAATATTCCAGGCTGGTTATCCGATGATGCTAAAGATTTTCTAGGAAAGTGCCTAGTGAGGGACCCTTTCGAGAGATCGACAGCTGCTGAGCTCTTGAATCACCAGTTTGTGACAAAACTGGATGTGGTTGGAAAGGTTGAACCAGTGGAGGAGGTTGCTTCAGAGTCATCTTCAGAGCAATATGGAAGCTCTATACCCCTTGAAAGCTGGAATTCCGAAGAGGCAGAAGATTTTGGGCCAATTCTTCCTGTGGCACTCTTGAACCCTAGACCTGTTATTCCAAGCACGGTTTACCAAAGCCCGTCAACTTAGCGATGGAGGGCGCAGCTTAGCTCAAATTGTTTTGTTGTTCATGGATTGGTTTAATACTTCATTATTCCGCATCTGTAAATGTAAATTTTGACATGAATTATCTTCTTGGCGGTTGTATTGATTCCACTTTACATATAGAAAATAGAAATAACAGTTCTCAAGGTCATTCAACAGTTAAAGCTTTATGCCTTTTCTGAAAGTACAAAAATTCTCAAGCTCATCGGACTTCCCCAATCCTTgccctttttcaatttttccgaTTCGATGATTCAATACTGTGTTAAGTAAAAGCACAAGGTTGTAGCAAAAACCAGCATTTATTGAGCAATAGTGTCATTTAATCAACAATTTGTACAGTACACTGCATCTATTGGGAAAAAATAATGCGCCAACCAAAATGGTCAGACACGAAGTAGAATGTACAAATGAGCAACTCGAAATACAAGCGCACAAACAGGGAAATATACAGAGATTCATTGCACACAAAGTTAATCAGAAAACATAAACTACGTAGTATCACTCTCGGCAACATCTTCCTCAGTTAGATCAGTTGTTCTCCTCAGGAATCGAGACAAACATGCACTGATTGACTCACTGTTCTCCGCAACCATATAAAGGCAAAACAAGCATAGGCCTGTTTCAGGTGCAAACAGATTCTTGTTAGTTTTACATGTGTGATGTTCAAAACAAAGATACAGACCAGGCCAAGAAAAACAtaagggcaaaagactgtttactaccctcatgtttcgtggttttcaacatttagtacatcaagttttttttgtttcagaGTTATAcctaaaatgtaaattttgggacagtctcatacatctgttagtcaaactgttatgTCTGTCATTAACTGATGACTTGGCAtctatgtggacaatgattgggcgccatgtgtcattaaGGGTCCacgtgaaatttttttttgagaaggggttaaaaaaaaaaaaaaaaaaagcgaaaCCTGTCTTCTACCCACCCTCTCTCCCTCcattctccctccctctctctacctatctctcctctctctctacctCTTTCTATACCTCCCTCCATTCTCCAATCCAGCAAAGATTCAATCTTTTCCCAATTTCGAATACGGAGGAGAGAAAGCATTTTCCCTCTTTCTCTGcaatttctagggtttattGAAGAGATCCCGACCCCGACCCGATCTTCTCCGCTACACCACCCATTTCCCACTGCCGTGATGTTCCTCAACAGCGCCCCGGCTTCTCAGAGCCCGAGCTCGCCTACTTGGCCGGAATCAGAGCCCGAGCCCTCCTTGGACAAACCCTGCAAGAAGATCTTTCTGCCACTGATTTCTTCATCTCAGCTAGTCTAATTACGGTTCCTGTTGCTCGaattcaatttctttttcagtgcttgaatttggttgaattAACTGTATACAACTGCCATTGGAGCTTCGTGTTTAGGGTTCTAAGTTCGTTTGCGGGTTTTGATTGTTCTTTCTTTGAGGAAATGCTTACACGATTTGAGACTAGTTGTTTTGGTCAATGGGGTTTTGGAATTTAGAAGCTTTTCGTAATGAGTCacttggtttggtttggttgacTTCAAATCTCGAGCTGTTACTTGGAAATTTCGGAGCTTTCGCATTggggttttcaattttgtgcCTGTTTAGTTAATCAGTATGTTATCTTTAGTGTGCGTGTGTGTTTGTGgttatttttcagtttttaattcatgaattttttttcacgAAATATGGTTTTTGAAGAAGAAATTATGCATTTTTAGTAGATTTTGGAATCGGCGTTTGAGCTTACTTAGATTTCGACGAGATGGTATTGTAAATTTTGAAGTCAAAGGCCATTTTGGATGGATTTTTCTGTTCCTTGATTCGGATATATCATGTTTGGAtcatttcgtagaatgcataaatCTGTTTTCTGGGTCTGAGAGTTGCTTTGTTTTTGGGATTTTACAAGGAATAAGAAGTGAGAAgggaggaaggaaggaggagagaagggaggttgctttgtttcaatatttttttttctttgaacccCTTCTCAAAATTTACCCTAGAAATTGCAGAGAAAGAGGAGGGATGTCGGGGGAAAAGAGGAGAAGATGAAGAGGTGATGGTTTGGGGGAAAAATTGGGGGATGGGGTTGGTAACTCGGGTGGAGGGGATGGAGGGATGGAGGGATGTGGGGATGTCGGGTGGGGGTGGGGAATACGAAGGGgttctgggttttgttttttttttatattttatttttttttaaattaatttttttaatattaattttttttttaatttttaatttccacgtggacctcttaatgacacgtggcgtccagtcattgtccacatatgcaccacatcatcagttaacggcagacttaacagtttgactaacggatgtatgatactgtcccaaaatttacactttaggtatgactctaagacgaaaaaaacttgatgtactaaatgttgaaaaccacgaaacatgagtgtagtaaacagagtttaacccaaaacataatatactaaatcatcaatacatgTCACCATAAGCCAAAAGACCAAACTACTTTAAATCATCTCAGCCACGGAGAGGTAGGTAACAGATTTAAGAAACCAACGTACCAACATATGCAACTGTAAGACCTGAAATCAACCGTCCCAAAGCCGATAGCATGTAGAGACAAATCACCACCTGGAGAAAGATTTACATTATATCTGGTTAGCTGTGTGCAACCATcccaacaaaaaggaaaaatataaaataaaatcagcTTGATGGACTAGCAGAGACCAAAATTGTTCTTCCAGCAGACTGCTTTTATTACACATGATGATCTGTCAGTCAAAGGACTGCCACCACAAGCTGCCTTACTTAGGCTTAAAGTTCCACAAATAGATTgatatattgaaaaatatagTGAAGGCTGTATGTACTTGgtgaaaaacataaactttgttCTCATGTACTTCTACTAAAACTACATATTAGCTTCCACTTTGTTCTTGTTGAATACTTTGTCGTAAAACAAAGGTACATTATGAATTGTGCTCCAAGTGGTGTGTGATTcgtcatcaacataaacatcgAAGTCTTCCCAATGAGAAACACACGTGCAGATAAACAACACGCATCTGTAGTTATATGCCAAAAGGGATCAAAATTACGACAATTTCCAAGTTCTAACAGGTGTTTAACTCCTCTCCCTTGACACTTAAAGCAAGCGGCAGTATATGTCTAAATAAAAGCTGTTGAAATTTATCATCCATACAGCTCTTCAACACCTCatatcaaaacaaaaaatcctCTTTAGGCATCCAGTATTCTTACCTTGACAAACAACCTCTTGTCATGCCCTGTGGCTGCAACCCTCAATACAGACTCAGCTGCTCCTACGGTATTGGCTAACCATGCAACAATGCTATTAGCAGTGTCCTGCGAAATCTGCCACTCAAGTGGATCCACTGGTACCCTAATCAACAGCAAAATTAGATACTTTAATTACCATTCACCGCTACAATATTAACAAGTTTGTAAACTCATCACTTGACATAGAATCCTCTTATAAAATGGTACTATTGACACGTTTTGCATTTGAAACTGAGCAGTTCATTTCTAAGAAATCACAATTTTTCACTTCATCTATCATGGTACTAACTCTGGTAATTCCTCAATGCCCTATAACCTATGTAAATTTCCACATGCATCCACTCAATACAACCCGAGAGAGTAGAACTGTAGAAGATCAACAAAATCCAAACGAAACCCAAATTTCTAAAAGCATTTGTACTCAAACTGAATTAAGTAAAACAAAATCTGCATTTACATTCAACCATTACCAAATAAAACCTGGTCCCCAAATCAGCCAACAAACCAATAACAAGAAATTAGAATCCCTAATCGACCACTAATATAGTATCAAGTTTGTAAAATCATCATTTGACATCGAAACCCCTAATTAATTTCATCTATCATAGTAGTAACTTAATCTACTTACATTCTAATGCATTCATTCAATGCAACCCTATCAAAATCTAAACCAAACCCAAATTTCTCAAAAGCATTTGTAATCACACTAAAtcaaattaaaacaattttgcaTTGAGTTTCAAACAAAATCAGATTAAACCCTAAATCACCAATTCAGCCAACAACCCAATAACAAGAGCATAGAATCCCTAATTCCTCAAAAagtcaaaacccagaaaaacaaaccacaaaaaaaaaaaaaaaaaaggcgacCACTTTCCTGTATTTTCTGAGGGAGGGAAAGGGGAAGGGGCAAAATGGGGAATTTGGGAGGACTTACGAGACGTTCATTTGGCGAAAGAGGAGGCCGAGAATGGCGAGAGAGCAGAGGAGGACGATGAGGACgtcggagaggagagagaggaggctGGAGTTGCGGTGGGCGCAGTGGTAATACACCAAGCTTCCGCATATTAGCACTACCACCGGCTTCCCTACTTCCGATCGGAAATCCACGTTCTTCATCAGGTTGTGTTTTTTGACTGGGTTCAGCTATTTcgcaatttcttttattttattttataaaaaaataaattacaacaaTTTTGACtgattttttgtatttgtttccACAAACTAATGAAAAAGCATTTGACCGAGCAAAAACAATTACTCCTACTCAATATTAGTATTTCTCTTCAATTCCAAGTAAGATGTTTTTTATTCGAATATCATTGATGGCGGGTTCCAAActaatttatttcttcattatttTAGTGTAATTATATTGTTGTAAGAACTTTTTACATGATCCCTTTCATTCATATTTTCTGTTCACAAAAATTTGATCACGAGTGTAAAGAATAAATTATTATCTTGGCTAATTGACCTAACCTCGTTTGCTCATTGTTTTTCTCCTTATTAACCcttttctctttgtctctctctctcctgaaTAAATTTATTATCCTAAATAAATTTACTAtttagaaaaactaataaaaagagcttgaaaattttgagttttaatgataaggacaaaataaagggtaaagtgaatagtaccatgattgactttttagtgtaaaaatatagtttttcgttaaaataaacagtacgagagcttttcgttaaagttccctaaatttattTGAAACGGCAGcaattacatgttttttttttttttggaaacaagaTATGCAATATCTGGGCAAAGATGCCAAAAGGTTACAAGAAAGCCTACCAAATAGGCAAACAAACAACAGCAAATACTCCAGAAAGTAGTACAAGAAGGTACAAGGGAACCATGACGCCGCATCTAATGCTAAAGCGTCCATTCTCAAACTACCAAAAAACTATTAAGGAGGGTAAGGAAGACCATTATTGCATAAGACATGGACCAGGGAAGATAGGGGTCTATTGACCCAAATGTGATCACATACTTCCCTACAATTTCGCGACGCCCCGCGACCGCGTTGGCCAGTCTTGGGACCCAAGACCAGCGGCAAGCTTGAAAAGCCATTCCCAATCTATAGCACTTCCTGAGAATGGGAAAAGTATCCCAACTGCCCTTCTTTGCCAAATCCCTCAGGCAAGAAATTGCATCGAAGGAATTCGATTCAATACATATCGAGTTCCATCCGTTTCTAACCCCCATATTACACCCATGCATAATGGCCTAAGCTTCCGCTATAGTAGCACCAGTAGCCTTTACTTTATGCCTAGAAGCAGCCAAAAACCGACCATGCTCATCCCTGGCCACCACCCCCATGAAACCCCCCACCTTCACTTGCCTCCCAGCTAGCATCCACATGAATCTTGATAACTCCTTGATTCGGAGGAGACCGCTGCACTCTAGCATCCATACTCGGTTGATTGGGCAAAGATGGGGAACTCGGCCTAGTGATTGTTTCCTGATAAACTGAGACCAACCGGGAAATAGCAGCTACAACCCTGCTGCGGTAGATAACCTGATTGTTGAATTGAAATTCACATCTTGATTTCCAAATATGCTAGCATGTGAAAGCAATATAAGATAACCGATTAATCCTCACCTCTATTGACCCAATCGCCGAATCACCCATTTGCACCATCCTGTTTGCCCAGCTTGAAACATGTAGTTGATGAGGTCTCAAGTTCAGCATACCCCTAAACCAAACCACCTCCACCTACggacaaaaaagaaagagatgtTCAATGGATTCATCATGAGAGTTACAAAGAGGGCAAATGGGAGAAGGAGAAGATCTACGAAGATATAAATTCTTCATAGTAGCTAAAGCCGCATGAAGGGTCCTCCACATGAAAGTTCTTATTTTTGGTGGTACTTTCAACTTCCAGACAATCTTCCATAAGGTAGTAGGAATGGAGACCAACATGTTTGGTCGAAGGCTTCGTTCAATATTTCGAGTGAGACTCCAATAATAACCTGATTTGACAGAATAAGAGAATAAGACCCCCTCTTATCATAAGGCAAAACCAATATGTCCTTGAGCATCGGATCACCAGTATGCATATCCAATATTGCCTCAAACTCCGATTCCGCCAAGAAAGGTTTTAAAAAATCAATATCCCACTCCCCGCTCTCAAGACAAATTAGCAACTTCACTTTTAGATTTTTCAAAACTTGAACCGAGCCCAATGGGGATGGTCTACCCAATGGAATGGAGGGGAGCCATCTATCCACCCAATTACACTGATAAAGCACAACGACacatgaaaagaaaacaaagtagGAAAACAAACAACACAGCAGCAGTCAAGAGACTGGCATCACCAACTATCCATTACAATCCCCCAATGTAAAATAAATTGTAATTGTCATCGTTAATTGTTAGCACGTGAGGCTGCTTTCGTGTCTGAGCAACACGTGCTAACAATTAACAGAGAGTTGATGAGACTTCAATTTTAAGTCAAAATCCTAACAAAATTCACCACGAAGgatttaaattctaattttgtTACCACATGGATTATCTCCGACCTACCGTATCACCACAAACACTATTATTCTAATTAAGCCGGAAAATTAACAATGAGGTACAAAATCAGGGAGGAATTGGGCGAAATTTGAACCAACAAGGCAAAAATATATATTGATAAAAAGACACTATTTTGTCATGGTACAACACATTCATCAGTACATATTCCTTGTAAGGCACATAAATGAAGCTCAAGTGACAGTTTGATCAAAAAACAAGGGGAAACCAGCCCACCGGAAACCgaaaacagaagaaaaag is a genomic window of Malus domestica chromosome 09, GDT2T_hap1 containing:
- the LOC103429283 gene encoding reticulon-like protein B22; this encodes MKNVDFRSEVGKPVVVLICGSLVYYHCAHRNSSLLSLLSDVLIVLLCSLAILGLLFRQMNVSVPVDPLEWQISQDTANSIVAWLANTVGAAESVLRVAATGHDKRLFVKVVICLYMLSALGRLISGLTVAYVGLCLFCLYMVAENSESISACLSRFLRRTTDLTEEDVAESDTT